A part of Streptomyces sp. NBC_01451 genomic DNA contains:
- a CDS encoding menaquinone biosynthetic enzyme MqnA/MqnD family protein, translating to MDNSRTRPRVGHIQFLNCLPLYWGLARTGTLLDFELTKDTPEKLSEKLVRGDLDIGPITLVEFLRNADDLVAFPDIAVGCDGPVMSCVLVSQVPLDRLDGARVALGSTSRTSVRLAQLLLAERYGVQPDYYTCPPDLSLMMQEADAAVLIGDAALRANLLDGPRYGLQVHDLGTLWKEWTGLPFVFAVWAARRDYLEREPVLTRKVHEAFLASRDVSLEEVGKVAEQAARWEEFDAQVLERYFTTLDFRFGGPQLAAVREFARRVGPTTGFPADVEVDLLEP from the coding sequence GTGGACAATTCTCGCACCCGGCCGCGCGTCGGCCACATCCAGTTCCTGAACTGCCTGCCCCTGTACTGGGGGCTCGCGAGGACAGGCACGCTCCTCGACTTCGAGCTGACCAAGGACACCCCTGAGAAGCTCAGCGAGAAGCTGGTGCGCGGTGACCTCGACATCGGGCCCATCACCCTCGTCGAGTTCCTGCGCAACGCCGATGACCTGGTCGCCTTCCCGGACATCGCCGTCGGCTGCGACGGCCCGGTGATGTCGTGCGTGCTCGTCTCCCAGGTCCCGCTGGACCGCCTGGACGGCGCACGGGTGGCGCTCGGCTCGACCTCCCGTACCTCCGTGCGCCTGGCGCAACTGCTCCTGGCCGAGCGTTACGGCGTACAGCCCGACTACTACACGTGCCCGCCCGACCTCAGCCTGATGATGCAGGAGGCGGACGCGGCGGTGCTGATCGGGGACGCCGCCCTGCGTGCCAACCTCCTGGACGGCCCGCGCTACGGCCTTCAGGTGCACGACCTGGGCACGCTGTGGAAGGAGTGGACGGGACTGCCGTTCGTCTTCGCGGTGTGGGCGGCCCGGCGGGACTACCTGGAACGCGAACCGGTCCTCACCCGCAAGGTCCACGAGGCGTTCCTCGCCTCCCGCGACGTCTCCCTGGAGGAGGTCGGCAAGGTCGCCGAACAGGCGGCCCGCTGGGAGGAGTTCGACGCCCAGGTGCTGGAGCGCTATTTCACGACCCTCGACTTCCGCTTCGGCGGACCGCAGCTGGCGGCCGTACGGGAGTTCGCCCGCCGGGTGGGCCCCACGACGGGCTTCCCCGCAGACGTGGAGGTCGACCTCCTGGAGCCGTAG
- a CDS encoding serine/threonine-protein kinase → MQPLDVGEAAVVGPYRLLGRLGSGGMGRVYLGRSAGGRTVAVKIVHPHFALDEEFRARFRREVEAARRVGGAWTAPVLDADPDAPVPWVATAYAAGPSLTAAITDDGPLPLDSVRALGAGLAEALTAVHALSLVHRDVKPSNVLLTLDGPLLIDFGIARATDGTASLTSTGVSVGSPGYMSPEQILGRPITGAADVFSLGAVLAYAATGRSPFPGDSSAALLYKVVHEEPRLDGLGGELREVVEGCLVKDPAARPAPAEVARRLAPDGAARLVAAGWLPGAVVERVSRSAVALLNLEAEVAGAEAREGALSGPAGFGTPGVGEFGPPPVMPGPGLPALPGPRDAEQNPEQEQRQQPEEEPEQEPADRTPGKVSVSVAATSAPVAGGRGRKLSCTVALAVAGAMAAVTVGSAYVFDLLPGGGADQGSHEASGDSDAATSQVPSEDSGQQAESPAPSTSTGAVVTGPTTIPASYVGTWEGPAVALDGTLPMGTFRVTVQEAAVGEKLGTFRQTDQIGGICDDDLFLKEVTKTRLVVTSIADKSNRNVCTTGSHQVLLTPVGDDLKYETDNPEAGDPVARMSRVG, encoded by the coding sequence ATGCAGCCGCTGGACGTCGGGGAGGCGGCCGTCGTGGGGCCCTACCGGTTGCTCGGGCGGCTCGGCTCGGGCGGGATGGGCCGGGTCTACCTGGGGCGCAGCGCCGGCGGCCGTACCGTCGCGGTCAAGATCGTGCACCCCCACTTCGCGCTCGACGAGGAGTTCCGGGCCCGGTTCCGGCGCGAGGTCGAGGCCGCCCGGCGGGTCGGCGGCGCCTGGACGGCCCCCGTCCTGGACGCGGACCCGGACGCCCCGGTGCCATGGGTGGCGACGGCGTACGCGGCAGGTCCCTCCCTGACGGCGGCGATCACCGACGACGGTCCGCTGCCCCTGGATTCCGTACGGGCACTGGGCGCCGGCCTCGCCGAGGCGCTGACCGCCGTACACGCCCTGAGCCTCGTCCACCGGGACGTGAAGCCCTCGAACGTCCTCCTCACCCTCGACGGCCCCCTCCTCATCGACTTCGGCATCGCCCGGGCCACGGACGGCACCGCGTCCCTGACGTCGACCGGCGTCTCGGTCGGCTCGCCCGGCTACATGTCACCGGAACAGATCCTCGGCAGGCCGATCACGGGAGCGGCGGACGTCTTCTCCCTGGGCGCGGTACTGGCGTACGCGGCGACCGGCCGATCCCCGTTCCCCGGTGACTCCTCGGCGGCCCTGCTCTACAAGGTCGTCCACGAGGAGCCCCGACTCGACGGGCTCGGCGGGGAGTTGCGGGAGGTGGTCGAGGGGTGCCTGGTGAAGGACCCGGCAGCGCGACCGGCTCCCGCCGAGGTGGCCCGGCGGCTCGCTCCGGACGGGGCGGCGCGGCTGGTGGCGGCCGGATGGCTGCCGGGGGCGGTGGTGGAGCGGGTCAGCCGGAGCGCGGTGGCGTTGCTGAACCTGGAGGCCGAGGTCGCGGGGGCGGAGGCTCGGGAGGGTGCGCTGTCGGGGCCGGCGGGGTTCGGCACGCCCGGGGTGGGGGAGTTCGGGCCGCCGCCCGTGATGCCCGGTCCGGGGCTGCCCGCACTGCCGGGACCTCGGGACGCGGAACAGAACCCGGAGCAGGAACAGCGACAGCAACCGGAGGAAGAACCGGAGCAGGAGCCGGCCGATCGGACGCCCGGCAAGGTCTCGGTGAGCGTGGCGGCGACCTCGGCACCCGTCGCCGGTGGACGCGGACGGAAGCTGAGCTGCACGGTGGCCCTCGCGGTGGCGGGCGCGATGGCCGCGGTGACGGTGGGCTCCGCGTACGTGTTCGACCTGCTGCCGGGCGGGGGCGCGGACCAGGGGAGCCACGAGGCGAGCGGCGACTCCGACGCGGCCACGTCCCAGGTGCCGAGCGAGGACTCCGGCCAGCAGGCGGAGAGCCCGGCGCCGAGCACCTCGACGGGGGCCGTGGTCACCGGGCCTACGACGATCCCCGCGTCCTACGTCGGCACCTGGGAGGGGCCGGCCGTCGCCCTCGACGGCACGCTGCCGATGGGGACGTTCCGGGTGACGGTCCAAGAGGCCGCCGTGGGCGAGAAGTTGGGCACCTTCCGGCAGACCGACCAGATCGGCGGCATCTGCGACGACGATCTGTTCCTGAAGGAGGTCACGAAGACCCGGCTCGTCGTCACGTCGATCGCCGACAAGTCGAACAGGAACGTGTGCACCACGGGGTCGCACCAGGTGCTGCTCACTCCGGTCGGCGACGACCTGAAGTACGAGACGGACAACCCGGAGGCGGGAGACCCGGTGGCCCGGATGTCGCGGGTGGGGTAG